ttccaaacgttccgtttcacaaacagagggcccctctaattctcaagcctccgcgttatcagcacgaagtcaaggccagtcagcataaatcaacattcccgaccattttggagatggcccgttcccaccacctggagatttgtacaactgaatgaacttaaggaacagaccttcattgttactaaacttcctgactacattatatacaattgtgaaagggagcaagagggacagtacattatagcatttggactaatcagtttctgattggaatgtatacataattagtcatttcaaacatattttcctctatcaataACCAAAAGGACATTTCTACTGACGCTAGCTGTTGTCATGCCTAGACATGGCAGAGTATACCCTGATTAAAAATAATTGGTTATTTGGCCTCTCCTTCCTCTGAGGAACAGGAGGCAAGATCTTGCTCTTGTCATGGTGCATTCTCAGTGTTGGAGTAGTGCAGAATATTGTGAACAAAGGATGTGGCTTTTGAAAGCAAAGATAGCAATCTATTAGATACATACTATTCTAGTCAACATCAGCAGGATCCTTGGTGGTCTCAACGGGAGAGATATCCCCTTTGTTGACTTTCTTTCTCTGTTAAATGTGAGGAAATGAGAATTCAAAGGAGAATGTCAAACAAGCTTGATTGCAGTCAAATACCAATACATTTACTGTACAAGTTGATCTCAATGCCTTGCCCAAAATAATGAACACCTTCCAGCTCAAAAAGCAGAAGAAAGAGGATTTCAACTCCCACCATCCCACATTTTTCAGGAAATAATTTCTGTCagaaacagataagattagcattccttTAACACTATTCGGTTTAAttatctctgagaaattaagctaattgattgcacccaaatcatctctagctgacataTTTGCTAACAGGTagtgtgtcaatttaaaacttgcacaagacagttcacataATTGTCATCttaaagaaatgtagccaatATATTCATTACTACACTTAGTTAATCAATTtggcagtctcgtccagatcatcgtgacatttgtagttctttatgatagccacattagcagctaattagcatttcatttttgggggggaaaaTACAGGCAactatatagattttttttaaatcaacttgTCAtggagatttacatggttatcaaaacatcacgcaAGAGATTACACAAAACgtagcccttattttaagtgttcaTAAAGTCCCCTATGGGAAAATTAATGGTGGGAATACGATTGGAATCTTTTCcttgtttgactgctaggttttatgggtattatgactcatactgtgatACTCTATGCTGAAATGTCAATGCACGGGTGAGTCAGTGCCACATTTTAATTTGTCCCGAAATTAAAGTTATCTTGCAAATTCAGCAGGCTATGGTGTGAAATAGGCTTTTAGAAGCGCCGTCTTTATTTTATTACTTGTCATTAATGCGGCTTTTGGAGTGCTTATCAATGCACCATCACCTTTTTCCCCACTCCTATCGCTTCTTTTATCTGTGGAACAGCTTGTTGCATTGTGGCCATAGACACAATCCATAGAAGGGTTTTGGAACCTCTAACTCTGGCAATATGACTGTTAAACTCATAGATACGCTTGCAATGGCTGTCAgtcttgacttgaatgggaattaccatctatggattatatgtctatggttgggTGCGTTGTAAGTTTGCCTTAAGCAAAATACAATTGGGCGAAAAACATTCCGTTTGGAAAGTAAATGCTGTCATTGCTAAATATGTAATGTGATAGGTATTTTAacatgacttttttttttttacacaaaaacacatttaataaaatatttaaatcaGTTGCCTTCCTGAAATAAAGGGGATGATGACAATCTTTGTGAGAGGGAGGGTATTTGATTTCATTGGTCCTTAACTTGTGGTAGACACTTCATTTAGGATCAAATTTGAGTTATTCCCGAGTTAGCCTGCCCCAGAGCAGGTTTAGTTCTCAAGGATTCGTTATCAAAGAAAATATACCTGGCTAAAAAGGTGAGCCACCTCGCTAACTCCTCAAACCTGATTCgtagtatagggctctggtccatagACTTCTTCAAGGGTAAGAAAACCCATATGTAATTTTAGAATTTGGGTGAATTCTTTAACCATGgggggtaaaaaatatatattaaaataaataaaaatcacctaatagcaccatctagtggtcagaacctGGTAACAGGCTGTAGGATGGGACATAAACCCAATAACTGTTGGGGTGAGATTGACATGGGTGTGGGGAGTCCGTGGATGGCTTTTGAACACGTTTTTGGATTCATCATGTCTTACTCATTGTTagaaaaatgtccaaattggaTGTTCGGTTGCCTAgctacccagactccttgctcTGGCCAAATGCTATGCCACGCCCACAGATGTTAGTTTCTTCtccgcaatgagtctggatctgagtactGCCCTACCAATTTCTAGAACGCAAACACAATCTAAccgttctgattggtcccagaaaccgatgggttgtgccagagccagaacacacgaAGGTATGCAGCATTTAGAAAATTGTCATTGACTTtaatactctgattggttagagatgatccaatcgctAATTACTTTGTTTTGACGTCACCACAAATGACTTCAGCGATGGCACTCAGACTGAAGTATGTCGCAAACATTGAGCAGCAGAAGAATTCAGTTTGAGTCGTCAAGCAAGATTTTACGTACTATAATTATTGAATATTATAGAACcctataaattaaaatggccaattcGGGTGTAATCAATTAGCTTTATTTCtcagatcaaattatattttttACAAAATATAGTTTCCTTCCTCATTGccatccccgtctccatctgcTGAGGGGGTGATCAAAGGAACTCCTTGGCCCTCAACCACTGTCACGTTGGTAGGAAGGATCGGAAGACagacgcaggaatgcgtaatagttttttttattaaaCCCAAATTACAGCGTGACATGTAAAGGCACGGGAACGAAGACCAAACAGACACGtaacaaaaacacagggttgaaacccaaacaaaagagtgaggagTACCTAGAATAAATAACacgcgcacaatgattaacacaagggacgagacctgtaatcatctgcgcaatccacaagggcacgacACCCCAAAactcacagcacaggtactcacacgcacatTGGTTTCCATTGGGTGATCCATTATTGTTacaaagggcacacttatacaagtaCTAATCCGTGGGAATAGGgggcaggtgtgcataatgaaagttccggagggatctGTGACAACCGCTGCCAGCCCATCTTTGCAGATCCCACTATAGCAAGTAATTGGGTTTGTTGGAGAGCCCTGGACAGGGCGGCATTGATCTGCTGCGCTACCGACTTTACAATGGCTCTAGCTTGCCTGTCAGAGACACTCTGGAATAGCTGTTGCTCTAGCTGGTTAGCCGCCAAGTAGATGTCCTGCAGCACTTCAATCACTCTATCCTGGACATCTGTGTATATATCACATCCTGAGTGATACCAAAAAGCTCCTCCGGAGAGTCAATCAGGATTCGGAGGCTCACTTTTTTGCCTGAGCTGTGTGCAAACTGATCATGTGCCTCAGTGGAGATAAGGAATATGCAAAAGACTATGAAGAACATTGTTGGGAACATACAAATAGTTTCATTCCAAAAAGCCATATTAATCAGTAATATAATACAGTCACAAAACTGGGAGGGTGATAAAATCTCCTCTTACAATTTGCACCAATTTTCTtaatttcaggcttttatttactTTGTACAAGCTTTCAGTCGTCATTGTATATTTGACAGTTTAGTGTGACATTTATGTTGACAGCAGCTTTTTGCCATCTGTTTTACGCGCAAATGGTATATGGGAAACGGGCGCGAGAGAAAAAGGAAAATAACTTAACGTTGTTCAAGCGTCCAAGAAACAACGTCAATCTTAGCATCTAGTTGGAAAGAGAAcaatgaatttactgtgtttCAATATTGGTCTTGTTTCAGAAATCTTTCTAATTCTTTTGAACGTGTACTGAACGGATATTTGTATACTTGCGCCACATTAGCATGTAATCAACTATGTGGGTAGAAATTCTCACGCATATGGATGTATTTGATGTATGAATCACGCTAATGTAAAGTTACGTACACAAGTATTGTTTGTGGACTGTATTGTTCATATTGTAAGAGCATTTTGGTATGTTACTCTCCAGCTCTAACGGTATGTATGGAAATGGTACCGCATTAAACTCATGAACCATCAGTATGAGAGGTGACCATTCAGCTGGGTATACTACACTTATATGGTGTATGTATTTGTTGAACATTGGATATATACCGCTTTGCAACTAAACACGTTTTAAAGCTAAAATCTCATTAAAAATCTGAGAATAAtatagtaatattttacacacaacGGCGATAAAAAACACATGAGTGTGTGGATAGTGCGTTTTGAAACAAAACTCTGACTATCAGATAAGTGACTGTCATTGATCTGTTTAGGGCCTGTTTTCAAGAATGGAATGAATAACGTAATCAAACAAAATGAACTTACAATCTTGACTGGCGACCGTACACTACTGCAATAAGTCTTTGCGCTTCCATTCCTCTCGGGAATTGGTCTGGTTTCAAGGTTAATTGTTCTCGACATTAggccggtgcacaattggcccagcgtcgttagagtttggccagtgtaggccgtcattgtaaataagaatttgttcttaactgacttgccgagttaaataaaataaaaatgtaaaaacaggGAGCGACAATTCACCTTGTCCATGTCCAGCACTCTGTCGTTCTCCTGAAGAGTACTGGAGAAGGAAATCCGGTTCAGGGTGAATGAAGCGAAGTCGATATAGAGCACCTTGACCTCCACCTTCTTTTCAGCCCCGTGTTGCGTCAATAGATGTAAGGGATCTACACTAGACAACACCATTTGGTTTATTCAGATAACTTATATAAATCTAGGACTTGTTTTCAACTTTCACATTTCAAATTAAAGTAAGAATGAGAAAAGCATAGGCATGTCACAGGATGGGTAAACAAACAAAATACTTCTGGTTTTGAAGGGGGTGGCCGTGCGTACACCACTGCAATATATCTTTGCGCTTCCATTCCTCTCCTGAATTAGGCTGCGTTCAAAGCGAATTGTTCTCGAGAGACAATCCAAAGTGTCCATGTCCAGCAGTCTGTTCATCTCCTCCTGAAGATTCCTCAAGGAGGCTATCTGGTCCAGCGCTGTCGAGGATTCAGTCAATGTCTACTGGCACCTTGACCTCCACCTCATCACATGTATCCACCCTCAGGACCCCTTAGTACTGCAGCTCCTCTAGACTCTACCCTGAGTTGTTACCCGTGTTTCCGtagacagtggtggaaaaagtacccaattgtcatacttgagtaaaagtatagataccttaatagaaagttacccaagtaaaagtaaaagtcacccagtaaaatactacttgagtaaaagtcaaagtatttggttttaaatatacttaagcatcaaaagtaaatgtaattgagtattaaaagtaaaagtataaatcaaacCTTTTCTGCTTCAACGTATGAATCTCAACCTAAGAACCTCATAGACAAGTAGCTGTATTCCTACAATGTCCAAATATAAAACTGAGATATGAAATATTTGACAATAGTGGTGTCACCTAGcggctatatatatatacgtatgaATCTCAACCTAAGAACCTCATAGACAAGTAGCTGTATTCCTACAATGTCCAAATATAAAACTGAGATATGAAATATTTGACAATAGTGGTGTCACCTAgcggctatatatatatatatgagaataATACTTGTCTATGCTTAGGTTGACACCATTTATACTTTTGTCAAAATATTTGACAATATCTCAGTTTTATATTTGGACATTCTCAGTTTTATATTTGGACATTGCTACAGCTACTTGTCTATGAGGTTCTTAGGTTGAGATTCATACGTTGAAGCAGAAAAGgtttgatttatacttttacttttaatactcaattacatttacttttgatgcttaagtatatttaaaaccaaatactttgacttttactcaagtagtattttactgggtgacttttacttttacttgggtaactttctattaaggtatctatactatATAACACACTTTTTGTATACCATCTTGTCTTGCATTGTTTTCTCTTGCCAATAGTGTCTTAAGACAGTGGCTACTGCCACTTCAGGGTATTCACATATTAGCCTAATTTGTATAATAATTGGTACCAAATGAATAATCATGCTACCcttgtatggtggtaatagtgatGCGTCACCAGACACGGTGATCACGTGACCATAACGATACAGTCACTGCACAGCTGAGAGAGATGCGAGCAAGTCAGCTGACTGTCATAAATCCGTGAATAATACACCGTTTCTGCAAGAAGACGGGGAGATGGTTACGAACGAATACATTTTCCAGCCATTGCAGCAGATACACGACTTGCCATCATATATTGTATTCCTCCCAAAGCATCGTTTTCTGTCTAAATGTCAATGTCATTCTCGTCTCTAGCTAGCCAAATAGCTAGCTAAGGCCAGGGGGAGCTGGTGTCGACGGTACGTTATCCCTTGTTTAGAAACGCTATCTAGATAACTGTTCATCATGCAGAGCTTTTCATTGTATTGTATTGATTTATTTAGATAGATTGTTAACTAGTGGAAATGtcgtagctagctaacgttaacgtaGAGAGGATGTGAAAACATGAATGCTTAACAGTAACGTAGTTAGTTAGCTACAGTAACTAGACAGCCAACCATTTATCCTGTCTGGCTGTGTCTGTTGGTCATTTATTGATTCACTGGAGCCGAGCTTTGTCTATAGTTGCTGACGGTCAGTTTTATCTTTGATGTTGATGACATGTTGAGCACCACCACATAAGCTTGTCAAAATGAAGTATGCACCTGGCCTTTAATTCGAATCCTCTTTATCACATAGTTCCCCGTGTCAAATCCTGTTTTGACATTGTCAGCAAAGCCTTTGCCAAAGGTTTTTGTCATGATaaaaggatgatcaatagaatatggattatatttctatggactGATCAGCTCACATGTCATGAACCATCACAAGTAACTTGTAACAATATTACATTCTTACATTGTCACTCAGTCCAAACAGTTGCCCACAGCAGTGGGAGGAGAGGCGTGTCACCCACACCAGGGCGCCATGACTACACCAGGCTGCTGCCACCTGCCTGGATCCCTGTGTGACTACTCAGGCAGCGCTGCCGACCTGCCCAAGGAGGTAGAGGAGCCAGATGCCGGCCAGGCCCAGTACGTCGCTAAGGTTACGGCCAAAGATGGCCGCCCACTCTCCACTGTTGTCAAGGCTATGGGCTCACAGAGGTAAGGAGGTTCTTCGAGAGGGTTCTTATCTTTCTTTGTAAATCTGGATGACTGGGAATGTGACCCGTGGCTTCGATCTGATAAATAAACAATTCCTTGAATGGAGATAAACAATGGACAAATAGATCTCAAAGCTTATAGGAGAGGGCAACATACTCATTTTCAGATTCAGCAtatctgatttaaaaaatgttgtaTATTGATGAAAATAATGTATTTTGTTTATAGTGCATTTAATGTGTCATTTGTTTTGAAATGAGTGGTCACCAGGCACAATTTCTTCCCCTATTTGTCTAGTAATGAAGGCATGTGTCGGATCTGCCACGAGGGGGCCAGTGGTGAGATGCTGCTCTCCCCTTGCAGTTGCATAGGGACCCTGGGTAAGGTGCACAAGAGCTGCCTGGAGAAGTGGTTGTCCTCCTCCAACACCAGCTACTGTGAGCTCTGCCACACCGAGTTCACCGTCGAACGGCGACCCCAGCCCCTCACACAGGTAAAATggcagtgtgtgagtgagtgacaggTTGATGGTTAATCCTGTTTAAGTCCTCCATCACCATAGTAATGACAGAATAATTAGCATATTAATAATGAGCCTTTCCTTGCATCCTCCCAGTGGTTGCGGGACCCAGGCCCACGCAGTGAGAAGCGCACGCTTCTGTGCGACATGGCCTGCTTCATGCTCATCACGCCACTAGCGGCCATATCTGGCTGGCTGTGTCTGAGGGGAGCCCAGGACCACCTGTTCCTCAACAGCCGGCTGGAGGCTGTGGGCCTCATCGCCCTCACCATTGCTCTCTTTACCATCTACGTCCTCTGGACACtggtaactaacacacacacaccccttctcACCATTACCATGGATTACTTTACTCCACCTTTGTTAATTGACAGCATATTTTTGCAGTGTAAATGTGTGCTTTACAATTGCTATTATTACAATTGTGAGACAAATTAGACATTTGTGGCGCATCGTTTGTTTTGTTTTCTTGTCTATGGTATTTTGTGCCCTTCCCATTTTATATTCAGGGGAGACAAGTAATGTGCCAACAAATCTTTTTTGTCTGCAACAAGAATTGTTTGTTTGTACTCTGAAAAAAAGCTTACAATAGTTACACAATCATCAAATTCAGACCAAATACAAATTTGTCATGCAATCTGTCTAACTTTGTATTTTGCGTGCCTGCGATAGCAACGGTATATTTAATGAATCTGCAGTGCATATGAAACCGTCTGATAGTTTTGTTGATGTCTGTCTCCGTGTACCTCAGGTATCGTTCCGCTATCACTGTCAGTTATACTCGGAGtggaggaggaccaatcagaaAGTGCGCCTGCTCATGCCTGAAATTAAAGGAGCGCACTCTACCCAACATTCCGTCCCGACCAAGTCGACCAAGAAAATGACTGACGAGACCATCGTATGAGCGCTGTGGTCTCACTTAAAAAAGTGTAATATATCTTGAACTTCTGCACTTGTGGACCATTCTGGGGATTATTTCTCCATAATCTCTATTATTTGAAACACTTGAGCCCAGATATGAACTATAACCAGTGGTTTTGGGACGTGTTGGACTCGTGGAATGAAGTGTCATTGATGTCATCGCTGGATTATGAACACTGGCCTGGAAAATCAGGACACAAATGTAAGGACACAGTTAATGTAGCAGGGTGTAACTGATGCAgcatgttaatacagtatatctgaaacatactacccccccccccttcacaaTGTATTTAGCTGTTTTTTTGGGAAAACTGGCATCCAATAGCTCTATGAATTTACTCTCTCAGAACAATGACCACGTGAACAACCAAGTCTAAATATGATGTTTTCTGTTGTTAACTCTTTGCCCTTTGGAAGTTGgtagaagtgggagagagagagaagggaacaaaCTGCAATGTTTTGGAGTGGGCTTTGGAGTGTCAGTCAATGTATGCTAAATCATTTTATGTTGCACTCCCTTGAGTAAGCTGGGTCATTGTGCAATAAAACATAAGGGACTCTTGGTCTTTGCAGTCGGCACATCTGGAATGCATGTGTGCTGAATCTCTGAGTTACTGATACAGGAGTATTAGATCGGTAATGATCACTTGATGCAGTTGACTGCACCAAACATACCACCGTCTAGTGGGCATTTAAGGGACTACACCTTGCAAGTGGTCCATAATGTAGGAGCATACAAGTAACATGAGAGATCCACTCAACTACTGTAATATTGTAAAATTTTATTTTATGGCATTAATATAATGTGAGTTGACAAGCTATCAAAAACAAGTATATTACACAAAATGAAGAATGTTTGCGCCACAACATTGAGATGACAGAAAGGGGAAGGTAAGCGTCATCATGGGTTACAGGTTCTGACAGCACTGCAGTTTGTTCCCTTTCTGGTCCGTGGTGGGCGGAACACTTATGTCCACCACATTGTTTCCAGGGGACTCGTCATGGGCGGACCGCTCAGCGATCTGCTTCTGCGATACGATGCGATAGATTTCTGTGGAGAGTAGACTAGACTGTTGTACTGCATCTCAATACTTAAAAAGAGGATTTTCTAGTTTACTTCATCTTCACTATGTCAAAGCAATTGGCTTTCCAGACAGTCCTTttgctgttatactgtacctgtaagGATATTCT
The sequence above is a segment of the Oncorhynchus nerka isolate Pitt River linkage group LG20, Oner_Uvic_2.0, whole genome shotgun sequence genome. Coding sequences within it:
- the LOC115103235 gene encoding E3 ubiquitin-protein ligase MARCHF2-like, which codes for MTTPGCCHLPGSLCDYSGSAADLPKEVEEPDAGQAQYVAKVTAKDGRPLSTVVKAMGSQSNEGMCRICHEGASGEMLLSPCSCIGTLGKVHKSCLEKWLSSSNTSYCELCHTEFTVERRPQPLTQWLRDPGPRSEKRTLLCDMACFMLITPLAAISGWLCLRGAQDHLFLNSRLEAVGLIALTIALFTIYVLWTLVSFRYHCQLYSEWRRTNQKVRLLMPEIKGAHSTQHSVPTKSTKKMTDETIV